TGTGAATGTCTAGAaatatatatcatataataataataatataataaatatttatcctCTGGTGCTGATGATGTCATAAGCGCATCACTTGTTCTACAAATCACGTTCACAAGAACATGCACTGAACTCCAAGACTATATTCATGTAACTAGCGCTCAATTACCATGCTggatacatacatacagacaTGATCAATGAGTGAACTGCTATACAATTCAGATTTACCCACATGCTGCTGAGACTGTAACAGATTGCTGTTAACAGTGTGTTATTCCCTTTggttcagctgcagaggaaaccgGAGGCCAAAGAGGGGGACGTCACCTACGGGAAGAAAGTGAAAGACATCAGCTGCAGAGTGAAAACTGCCAAAGAGGAgtggaaagagagggaggctTCCACCACTCAACCGGTGCCAACGCGCATTAAGATCTTTGAGGGAGGGTAAGTCATAAACACCATGATAGGATGTGGCATCCAGAGACTGTTTTATTCCGATGtttcattaaaatataaaacatgccCCGGTTTAGGTACAAGTCCAATGAGGATTATGTGTACGTCAGAGGTCGAGGCCGGGGAAAATACATTTGTGAAGAGTGTGGCATCCGCTGTAAGAAGCCCAGCATGCTGAAAAAACACATCCGGACCCACACAGATGTGAGACCGTACATCTGTAGGGTCTGCAACTTTGCATTTAAAACTAAAGGTAGACACGCGGCCTGGATGTCCTTTACATGTAAGTGacaaccaacaaaaacaaaccagttCCTGGTGTTTGTGTCCACCTACAGGAAACCTGACCAAACACATGAAGTCAAAGGCTCACATGAAGAAGTGTCTGGAGCTGGGCGTGTCAGTGACGATGGATGAAACAGAGATACAGGAGCACGGTAAGAAACACGCGTTCgtatgtaaaaacacacaacaaagctgTTTCTTGCTGTAGTCGCCAAGAtgaatttgttgtttttgctttttagcCGACGACGCCCAACACGAGCCCAAGACAGAGGCCGCGGTCACAACCAAACACCAGTTCTCAGACGCCGAGGACTCCGACGGCATGGACGAAGACGAGATCGACGAAGATgacgacgaggacgacgacTACGAAGGCGACTCCACTCCGAAGCTGCATTCAAGAAGTACAAGCCCTCAGCCGTGTGGAGTCACCTCGGTGTCGGTCACGGCCTCCGTTGTGGTTCACGGCTGCCCCCTCGCTGCCCTGCCCGGCGCCAACATCCGCCAGCAGGCCTCGGGCAGGCGGACGGGCTCGGACCTCAGGCCGCTCCTCGGTACCGACCGGAGGGAGAAGTCCGTGGACGAAGACTCCCTGACCATGCTGTCCCCGGACCAGGCCGGCTTCCTCTTTGATCCCTACTCTTCTTGTCTGCTGTCTCCTGGCTGGGAGTCCCCCATCAGGGAGCCCTCCCCCTCGCGTCCGCGCTACCCGTCTCCTAGGCGAGAGCTCTCCCCGCGAGGTCGCTCCTCGACCAGATGGGACGCGTCCCCGCTGAGGCCTGGCTCGCCCGGCTTCGCGCCCATTCAGCACCTCTCGCCGGTCTCCATGGAGCGGCCGCTGTCCCCCGGCTTGGAGCTGGCCGGGAAGCGGGAGTCCTCGCTCAGGGGTCGGCAGAGAGTTGTGCTGAGGGCTGTTTCGCCGCGTAGAGGCTCGCACCAGCACAAAGGCAGCGACAAAGCCCGGAATCAGGCGAAGATGGAGATGGCTCAACAACAAGGAGCTTTTGAAATGGAAATGGTAAGTAGCTTGTTTTATGCTCTATATATATCTGTAGCTATCTATTAGTCCTTAGCTGTCAGATGAGATTTGTACGGAAAAAAATGAAGCACCACAATGAATCCTGATGTTTCATCGTCCTTTTCATATTTCTGCACCATTATTCATAGTCTCACATGAGAAATGATCCTGGCGATGTTAAAGCCACCCCTAATGCTGCCAATATGTCGTTTCAGGATCAAAGGAGCAGCTTGGCTTCTTCTGTGCTCGTTGCTGCCAGTTCACATCACCAGAACATCCTCAGCCACCTCCCTCTCCACTCGCAGCAGCAGGCCCACACCCTGCTCCCCGTCGTTCCCGTCGGAGGGCTCCAGATGTTGCACTCCCCGCCTTCTTCCAGCACCGACGTTGCCCCGTCTCCTGAGCCGAGCCCCGAGAGCAGCGAGGGCCAGCGTCACAGCGGCGGGGGGGGTTCTGTCCCCGGCGCTGAGGCGGGGGGAGAGGACGTCGCGGGCCAGAACCAGGTCACTCAGGAGAAAAGCCCCAACCCAGACATCAGGGacagcagacaggaggagaacGTCCAGACGTGCTTGAAAGCCATCGCCTCATTGAAGATTACCACAGAGGACCCGCATTAGGACCCTGTTGGACTCCAATCCGATCCAGCAACAGATGCCGTCTGCTACACCTGCAACCTTGTTGTCCTCAGCCCTTTAGGCACATAACCATCTTTATCCTGTTAGAGGCAATACAGTGACACTTTCTTCAGTCTTACTCATACAGACAGTTCCTTTAAAACCTGAGTGAAGCTAAAACCTTCACAGTGTAGAAGAAAGCCACCCGGTCTCTTTGAAACGACAGGGTGAGAAGCAGGAAGTTCAGCAAGGTGGAGATTCTTTATTGGGTGGAGGTGCAATATGGAAAGATGCTAATATGCCTTTGTTTGACATAGTAGTTTGCGTACAATTGCACATAAATTATATTTATGGATTATGTCCTTAACATATACTCCTTCTTAGATGCATACAAAcagtgtattttattgtatgtGTACTTTGAAAATAGACTTGTTTAATGTACTCATATCAAAGTGTGATGCAGTAGTGCAGTACATACAGACTATTTATAAGGGGAAAAGTATGTGTATTATAAAACAGTCTGACCAAATTTTAAGTAGACGCTTCTTGTGCAGTTTGGTGTTTCTAAATCAAGCGGCAAGAGTCTGTGCCTTTAATTTGCTTTTCGTCCTTTTGTTACCAGAAGGCTATTGTTGAATAAGGAAAACCGTGGCGGTACTGTGTTCACAGGTGTTTGCTTtatcttcttttttcttttgttttttgtttttttgtcgaCAAATGCAGCTTGATTTATGTGAAGCAACCTTAAGAAACGTTTCCGTTGCGTTTTTTTCCTTAATGTTGTGGTTTTTATCCTGCATGGAATTTGCTCTTGCACAAAATAGAGGAAGTTAACATGTAATTACAAATACTGTAagatgtatttatatattagaACATAAGCACTTATTGATACTGGTAAATATTTGACTACTATTTATATGGTATATCTGTACTTatgcagcagtgatgcagtTATGCAGTGAGCCACGCAGGCATTGCTTTTGATCTCACGTCTTTGCTCCGAACTgcgtttcttttctcttttctgacCATTTGCGTGTTCCGACGATGCACTTTCCTCCTTATCACATGTAACCGACGTGGTCGGCGGAAACCGAAGGAGCGAAGCATGTTACGTTCTCCTGCGGTTTGGAAACATtccagttgtgtttttttttgtccacatTTCTCATTGTGCGAAAACGCGTCGCACACAAACCCAAGGGGCTATGATGATCAGTCAACACAGCGTTCTCTCGCACTTCAAAGCGTAACTGGATGAATCAATATTACTTACTGTAAGAAATACTGAAGTAATGATGCTAACAGCGTTGACTATTACTGTGCTTCGGCTCAAAATGTAGGTAATTGTTCACCAAATGCATTATTTCTTCTTTGTATATATACGTGTATTTTTatgatttaaactatttttgCAGTGTTGAATTCTGAAAACTTTTTATGTGGATTGTTTATATCTCTTTAAGAGGTAACATGCCTGCAGTTGACATAACGGAGGTTTAATGAGGGCGAAAATAGCACAGTGTCGATTGCTActcatcttaaaaaaaaaaaaaatcacatactGAAGTGTTACGTTAACAGTGTGAGATGGATTTGGAAATCTGTTCAATCATGTTTACATAAAGCATTTTTACAGGTGCACTCGCTTTACGTTTGTGTTCCCGCCTTTGAAGATGGACGTAGCTTGGGTTTCATGGTTATGTGATCTTGTTTGTCGTGATTACAGTGCAGAACGCTCCTAAAATGTGAAGAGGGGGTGGCGCTTTTTATTTGCCTTTGCATACAGTACGTATTCagattgtgttttgttgttccGTTTGATTTGTGTATCCATACTTTTCTGAACTGCATTGTGCCTCTCAACTCTATGAATTTCCCTGAGGACAAATCATTTTACCTCTTAGTGAACAATTTtgtgaggggggggtgggggggtgggtggcTCAGTAGCCAATCTGCTGTTTAGCTACTTGCATCAAAACTGGTTAGTCAGGACGGAGTGCCTCTTTTATGCTATGGGGAATTTATTGTTTGGTGCTCTACTTTTTCAGATTAAATTCAAAATTGTTTTAAAGGAATATACTTCTAACCCAGCgatgtgtgttgctgtttattttccGCTTTGCCGACGTCTCCACTTTTTACCCCCTGCATAATTCACAGCTGCTCAAATTTAAGGACAGGAGGCAGAGTCTTCAGATGCAATCCTTCACATTTCATCTTCAGGGGgctgaatagaaaaaaaaaaaagaactccaGAGTGAAAAATTGGAGCCACTCCTACCGGTGACATCCTCTGGTGAACGATGATTACTGCAGTCATAACTCGGAATAAGGCAAATAAATCAATGCTTCCAAAAATAGCCTGTACCTTCAGGATAATATTCCATTACGGTACAGTTTGCAGCCTAACTGCATCACCAACGCGGTGCCTGTAGCGCAGGTTAACGCTTGCAGGTGAGGAAATAACTGTAATCTTGCAGCTCTGACGCCCGTCTCTGGCTTGAGGAGGAGGCCTGTTCTAATTCTGGCCAATCAGAGCGACAGCTCGTTTTTTCCTATCTAGCTCAGCGACTGGTGCTGTCAGGCCCATTAGTTAGAATAATTACATGGCGACTAACATCATCCCatcttaaaataaaattagtGATCGCCTGCTTTGGAGCAGCGGTGGCGTCACCTAAAATGGCTGCTtgtggtaaaaaaaatgttttacagcgAGCGTACAGTGAGGTGCTGCTGCGGTTACAATGGCAGAGCttctgtgtcctcctccctctcccagcTCAGACTGAGCCGGGCTCCTCTGGGTTATTTTGAGGTGGTCTTATCGCAGCTGCTGTATCTGTAGTGGCAGCCTGTCCAAGCCCCTCACCACTCTTTCCTTTTCCCTTCTGGCCCTTAGTCCTGGTAAGACCCTGCCTGCTTGTTACCCTGCTTCTTCACAGCCATTTAGCATTTAAGATAttataaaacaaatcaaattatTCGCTTTTACACGGATTCCAATTCTATTCATATCCTTGAAGGAAACGAtgagtttatttaaatgtgaatgCTTTTTAACTGTGACAGATTTGTTGAAGTTTTGAGACTTGCCTCTGTTACTTCTTAACAACTGATTGATATTTATTTGGTGAAAGAATCTCGATTTTGTAGCATTAGTGTAGTTGTGGATTGTGTAGAACGCTGTTTGAGCCCAAAGTCTTTTCAGCTATTCAACTCCGTCCCtcctttaaaaacactgaatATAAATGGGTTGGCTTATGTAACATTGATGTTTTTATAGTAGCTGGAGAATGCAGCTTTTACATGCACAAGGACTGACATTGACATCAATAAGAGTGgattagaaataaataaataacttgcCCATATTAAGAAGTTCCTAAAATAGCCTGTGGGGTCTGGAACAGGTGCCATGTGCTCTGCTTGTGAAGGCTGCGCCAGCTTTATGCACGTAaacagcaccacagcagcaacataGAAGTAATGGGGCAATATAGAAAGTGTTTCAGTGGCTTCGGTGGTAAATTAAGAAGCTTTGCTAACGCATAGACAActtgaaaggaaagaaaaaagtaGGAATTGTTCTAACAGCTCTGAACTAAAAACCAACTGTTATCGAGGTGATTTCCCTTTATCTGAATACTTAGTGTATTTGATGAATGGTGTAAAATAGGAAACACATGATGGGAGGAATACGTCTTTCTACACAGAAACTCCCCTCCCTGTTGGTTCTGGAGCAGAATAATGGAGGTTTGTCAGGAGAACAGTGCTGCGCCCGCGGTTCCTGAGGCGTCGCCAGCCGAGGGTCAGCACATTGACCTGACAGAAGACCTGggccagcagctggaggacatcaTTAGCACCTACCAGGCTGCGGAGGTTCCCACCGAGCCAGAGGACACGGAGGAGGTCACAGCCGTCAAAGAGGCAGACGCCCGCAAGGACCAGAAACTGGAGAGGAAGATGCTCAAAAGCCTAGGTTTCTAGTCTTTTCTTCCTAAATGTGTATGAATTTTTGATGAGGTGGCTTTCATTCGGCTCAGTCGGCAAAAATGCAAGTTGGGCTGAAACTGATATCGGACTCATAACTTGCATAAGCGCAAACATTTGCAACATGTTTGCTTCACATTCGGGTCTGATGCCAGCAATCTGCGCTGTTCAGGGCAGATACTGAGCTAGAACCTCTCTGTGGCTGCTAGGCAAAGAAGCCATGGTGCTGATGCAGAGTCTCAGCAAACTGGACACGCCAGAGCAGAAACTGGAGGCCATCATCAAGAAGCACGCTGAGCTGGTGAGTAGAGGACGAACGAAAGCTATGAGCGGTGAGCGATGACGTCCACGCACTGTGCGCGCTTTGCAGTTGGAGGAGCATCGCGGCGATCAGAAACAGCTGAAGGttctgcagaagaagctgctgcaggtgatgaagGAGAAGGACCAGCTGCAGAGCGAGCACAGCAGGGCCGTGCTGGCGCGCAGCAAACTGGAGGGCCTGTGTCGAGAGCTGCAGCGGCACAACAAGACCTTGAAGGTAGCGGCCGTGTTGGTGGACGTTCAGGGCAAAAACAAACGGATACTTTTACTTAACCTTGTCCTTTAGCCCGCGGCAGGTTTGCTAATTGGAGCGGCAGCTAATTAACTCAGAGGCCGCTCGTGTAAAACATTAAACGGGGCTGTTCATTTTTAGCCAGGACGACGTCCGGGGCGAAACTGCCGACGACTAAATAACAATGTGTTTATGGTGACTGTGgcgcaggaggagacgctgcagaggTGCCGCGAGGACGacctgaagaggaaggagatCACCACCCACTTCCAGGGGACGCTCGGCGAGATCCAGGCCCAAATCGAGGAGCACAGCAGCCGCAACACCAAGCTGTGCCAGGAGAACAGCGCGCTGGCGGAGAAGCTGAAGGGACTCATTTCACAGTACGACCAGCGCGAGGCGGTAAAGGAACTAGAACCTTAGAGGACGCCTTTAGTCATCTTTACCATTAATCCCTCTGACTGTGGGAACTGATGCATCAGCATCCAGACAAACCCACCGTCAGCAGGTTGTGCTTCCATGCACATTGTGAACTTTACTGCGCGGCATTAGCAGCAGCTAATAGACATATGGAGAACAATGAGGGAGAGACTCACATACCTGCGCTGATGTGCATCTATTAAACCCATGAAATATTTGCTCTTACATTTCTTAGTTACAGTATTTCACTTTTACGCGGCCAACGTTCCTCGCCCAAGAAATCAAACAACTTTCTGTGTGAAAACAACTCGTAAATTCAGCTGAATGTCTTCCAGAACCTGGAGAAGGTCTTTAAGCACCGAGACCTGAAGGAGAAGTTGCTGGAGACCAAACTCACGCAGGCCAACGTGATACTGAAGGAGGCCGACGACAAGCACAAGCTGGAGAGGGAGCACGTACGTGTTGTTTATCGGATTTGTGGAGCGCCGCGGGCGCTTCAATAACCCGCCCGCAATAATTCTCCTTTTCATGGAACATTTCAATATTCCACAGCTGCTAAAACAGGCGGCGGAGTACAAATTGCAAGTGAAGCTGTTGAAAGAGGGGGAGCTTGAAATGAGgaagcaggtacagtagcaggGGCTGGTGAGCAgagctgcttttctctctctgaggGCCACAGTAACGTGTGCCTCAACTCCCCCACGCAGCTCGACATGTACTCCCAGAAGTTTGACGAATTCCAGGGCACCGTATCAAAGAGTAACAGCGTCTACAGCAGCTTCAAACAGGACATGGACAAAGTAAGAACATTTGAAGTCAACTTTACACCTTTAGGTGTATTATTAGTTTTATCCACCTCTGCAAAAACACAGGACGGTGACAAACTGTGAAATGCTACATGTGCCAGCTATTTTTAGACTTAACGTGATTTTTGTTGTTCGCTTTAGATGgccaagaaaatgaaaaagctggagaaggagtgtCAGTCATGGAGGACTCGCTTTGATGCCTGTAATAAGAATCTCATCGACATGGTGGCAGATGTAAGAAGCGTTATTTTCAAAAACTCACACTGAAGCAGTCGTTTTCCCACTTTGACCCGACGGCTCCGCATGTTTTATTCCTTTGCAGAAAGCAATTAAAGAGAAGGAGTTTGAACTCGTCACTCTCAAGAACCAGAAGCTCGAGAATCTGTGCAGGGCTTTGCAGGAGCAAAGGAAGAGTCTGTATGAAAAGGCTCATCCACAGGAGCTCAGCCCTGCTGCACCAGCCGAGGAGGAGGCCCCCGACGTACAGGCGGCCCCCGAGGGCCCCGAGGGCGACCAATCCACACAGAGCGCCGCTGCTCCTGCCCAGACGCCCCAATCGCCCCTCACCGAGGAACTGGACAGGCTCCGGGCTGAGCAGGCCCGTCTGAAGGAGATCGCATGCTCTTTCACCGTCTCTTATGTTGTACCCGCAGAGGCGTCCGTCGGCCAGTCGCAAGGCCTCCCTGAAGCCGAGCCGCAGCCGCACGGAGGAGCGGAGCGGAACGGCCTCCAGGACGCCCGAGACGACGCACAGCAACGACAGAGAGAACTGGAAATGGAGTCAGTGGATTAATGCTGCGAATACCGTGAACAAACAACCACCAGGCTGGCGTAATGTTCAtagcaataaaaagaaaaacgcCCGCTTTGAGTTCACTGTGTGAACCTGATATGTCAAGATTCATTATAACACCCACAGCAGGGACCAGCTTTTCTGACACCGAGATCAAAAACCTGACACCTTTCTTATTTCCTTGGAGCTATTTTAGGCTTTAGTGTTTGCAGTAGTAAAATCCTAATTCTCAGTGTTTAGTGACTCACTTCCGAGGCTCAGAACTGATTATTGTTAATGTGAGTATTAACAATCACATACTGTGACAGATtttgagacaaagaaaaaacacttcATTTAATTCACTTCTGAATTCTTGGTAAAAAGCATACAATTGGATGggaggtcaccagtccatcacagggccacatacaTACACAGACAGCCCAACTCCATGTCTTTGGACTGGAGGAAGgctccacacagacaggcacccAGGCGACCCAGGAAGCAAAGAGTGCGAACCACTACACCACTGTGTCACAGCCAACGGAGAGTGATGTCGGAGCACTAAAGCTAAAATAACACTCAGAAAGCAAGTGTCAAAGGAAGAAAGAGCTGAGCCCAGTCTCCCAGCTCTCGTTGAAAACGAAAGAGCACTGTTGGACCTCGCTGAGGAGTGCACATAAAAATAGACATGCAGACATGTGTCCTACAGCTGGCAGGCGATTTATGGTCATACCATGagtggaggcagcaggaggcctgaATGAACCCAAACACACTGGTATTACAGTACACTGATCCTACAAACGCTCTTAACAGGAATTATTCAAGCGACAACACAAGGGTTTGTTAATGTGCAACCTGTAGAACATAAAATGTAAGGTACTAATGCTTTTGATGTAGAAATCCAAAGAGCTGCAGCGTTTTATTCCTGCAGAGCATGGCTGATGGagcacagctgcacagatgCCTTTCTGCAGATTTTGGATGACAAGTTCTAACTGGGTGTTAAAATACTGGATGAAGCACGTTTCCTCGTAAATGCCAGCGCAGGAGACTGAGTTTGATCTATGTCGTTGCAGTACGACATGCTGCTGGACCTGGGCAGAAAGGTCAAGGGTCAACGATAGCTGAAATTTATACTTTTCTGATTTATAACTGCATGTGACACTGCAGATATATGTCTGCCTTTGGAAAGGATTCGCCTTTGCTAACGTGCTGCTCCAGTCCCGAGTCCAGAGTTTTTAAGGGGACTTCAATCAAATTCTTGAATTGATTGAAGTCCCATAAGAGGCCTTGATGTGCCTGGTCCCCAGTTATATAATAATTAGAGtaatattgttttataaatatttgtgtttttattgagtTATATTTCAACATCTACTACCGTCATTGGTTTTGGATGAAATAGGAAGACTGCCTCCACAGACCGACCCTCAGCACTGAAGGATAAACGCTTTCATGCATCGCACACAAtaagtaaaagaaaacataagTGACCTTTACTGATTACTAATGCCTGGGATGAGAGTGGCATGAGCTTGTACCACAATATATAACAGGATTTGAGTTGACAGTTCAGCCACACAGCCTCGTGTCACCTTCAGAAGACTCAGCCTCACAGGTTGATTATGTCTGAGCCACAGCCTTTGTCTGCTTGAAAAAGCTGCAAATTGCATCAATCACCTGGAGCCGCGATGGAGCCCCAGGATGTGAGGCACGGAACTGTGCAAATGCAGAGATTCTTCTGACACCTTTTACGTGTGAAGATCAGAGTGTCAG
Above is a window of Betta splendens chromosome 22, fBetSpl5.4, whole genome shotgun sequence DNA encoding:
- the txlnbb gene encoding taxilin beta b isoform X2, yielding MEVCQENSAAPAVPEASPAEGQHIDLTEDLGQQLEDIISTYQAAEVPTEPEDTEEVTAVKEADARKDQKLERKMLKSLGKEAMVLMQSLSKLDTPEQKLEAIIKKHAELLEEHRGDQKQLKVLQKKLLQVMKEKDQLQSEHSRAVLARSKLEGLCRELQRHNKTLKEETLQRCREDDLKRKEITTHFQGTLGEIQAQIEEHSSRNTKLCQENSALAEKLKGLISQYDQREANLEKVFKHRDLKEKLLETKLTQANVILKEADDKHKLEREHLLKQAAEYKLQVKLLKEGELEMRKQLDMYSQKFDEFQGTVSKSNSVYSSFKQDMDKMAKKMKKLEKECQSWRTRFDACNKNLIDMVADKAIKEKEFELVTLKNQKLENLCRALQEQRKSLYEKAHPQELSPAAPAEGDQSTQSAAAPAQTPQSPLTEELDRLRAEQARLKEIACSFTVSYVVPAEASVGQSQGLPEAEPQPHGGAERNGLQDARDDAQQRQRELEMESVD
- the txlnbb gene encoding taxilin beta b isoform X1; translation: MEVCQENSAAPAVPEASPAEGQHIDLTEDLGQQLEDIISTYQAAEVPTEPEDTEEVTAVKEADARKDQKLERKMLKSLGKEAMVLMQSLSKLDTPEQKLEAIIKKHAELLEEHRGDQKQLKVLQKKLLQVMKEKDQLQSEHSRAVLARSKLEGLCRELQRHNKTLKEETLQRCREDDLKRKEITTHFQGTLGEIQAQIEEHSSRNTKLCQENSALAEKLKGLISQYDQREANLEKVFKHRDLKEKLLETKLTQANVILKEADDKHKLEREHLLKQAAEYKLQVKLLKEGELEMRKQLDMYSQKFDEFQGTVSKSNSVYSSFKQDMDKMAKKMKKLEKECQSWRTRFDACNKNLIDMVADKAIKEKEFELVTLKNQKLENLCRALQEQRKSLYEKAHPQELSPAAPAEEEAPDVQAAPEGPEGDQSTQSAAAPAQTPQSPLTEELDRLRAEQARLKEIACSFTVSYVVPAEASVGQSQGLPEAEPQPHGGAERNGLQDARDDAQQRQRELEMESVD